The Gloeobacter morelensis MG652769 genome contains the following window.
GGCTGGCGTTGCTTGGACCCAAGTACTCGGCGGCCGGACCGCACTTCGGCTTTGTGCTCGAAGACGAGGCGGCCCTGGCCCATTACTACGCCCAACTCCAAGAACAGGGTGCCGCCGCCACCACCATCCATGCCCATCGCGACGGCACCAGTTCCTTTTATGCCAAGGATCTCGACGGCAACACCTTTGAATTTCTGGCGCCCCGCACTCCGGAGGCGGCCCGACTGCTCGGGTGCGGGTAAAGTTTTCTTGCCGATTTTCAGCCATAATTGAGCACAGTCCGGGGATCAAGGCCGGTCTGGTTTTTTTGGAGGGGTGATGCTCGAGGGTTCGATCCTGTACAAACTGCGCAAGCAACTGGGTGCGGACCCACCTTCCTTTGGTGTGTACTACAAAAACACCCTGGTGGCTCTCTGCCACGCTCTCGAAGATCACATCCTGACCTGCGGCAGTCCGCCGCTGGTATTGACTGCCTTTCAGCGCGGCAAATGGTATGCCCAGGAGGCGAAGCGCTACCGCCAACTCGCGATGCACAGCCGCCAAGTTCTGATTATGGCGGTGCCCGATTCGGGATTTTTGCAGCCGGACAATCCCGCCAACCTCACCCAGTTGGCCCTCAGCGAGACCGACCCGGTCTCGGTGGAGTGGCACCTGATGATCCTGGCCCCCAACTATGCGGCGATGGTGATGTGTCAGGAGTTGGGCGAAGCGGAGTACGGGCCGGGGGGAAGGCCCCAGCAGGATGCCGAGCGCAAGTTCTACGGGTTTTGGACGTTTGAGGAGCCGCTGGTGCGCGCGGCCGTCGAGCTGACCCTCGATCACATCCGCGGCTACGACGCGAAGCTCACCGAAAAGCTGGAGAACGAACTGGAGGGCATCGACGCGGAGCCGGCTGGCCTCCGCTCGGACCTGAGCGGCGTGGTCGCCCGGGTCGTCACCTATTTACAGAGCAGCCAGCAGCAACTGGTCTCCCTCACCCGCCCCACCCCGCCCACCTGGGAGGAGCCCGACAAACTGGGCACCAACCTGACCGCCAACCGGTTGCAGGCATTCTTGCGCATGGCCCAGCGCATCGACGCGGGCGATATCAGCAATCCCCAGGCTTCGTTGCAGGTGAGCAGTCTGGTGGAGGTGATGGGCCAACTGATGAACCTGCCCTTTGGGCGCCTCAGGCGCTTGCGCCTCGCGGCCCTGCTGCACCGTATCGGCCTTTCGGAGATTCCCGGAACGCTCATCGACCCCGACAGCCGGGACACGCTCAAAGTACTCGCTGAAGCCGCCGGGTTCGCCGGGGAGCTGTTGCGCTCGATGCCGGAATTGCGCTCGGTGGCCCGCATCGTCGAGCGCCAGTACGAGTGGTGGAACGGCGAGGGCCTGCCGGAGGGCTTGGCGGGCGAAGCGATCCCGCTCGAATCGCGCATCCTGGGTCTTATCGCTTACTTTCAGGAGTGGCTGGTCGCCCGGGGCGAGCGTCCGGGGTGCACCCCGGACGAAGCGCTCTCGCTGTGCGAAACAGGCGCAGGCGGGCGCTGGGATCCGCAGCTATTGGAGCAACTGGCCAACATGGTCCGCCTGATGCAGGCGGGCATCCTCCTCGATCCGCTGCAGCCCAAAGCCGGTACCGGCCAGTGGTTGCTGCACGCGGCGATGGACGCCTCCGAGGAATCGACAGTCCGTTGAGTGTATTGTTAACGAGCGATGATCGAAGCAGAAAAGATTAGACAGGGTGAAGTCGAAGACCTGCGCGGCGCCGGCCTCGAAGGCATCGATCTGGCGGGGGTGCGCCTGGAGCGCCACAACCTGGCTGGGGCCAACCTCACCGGTGCCCACCTGGCGGGTGCTGTCCTGCACTGCGACCTGTGGGGGGCCAACCTGATGGGGGCCAACCTGAGCGAATCCGACCTGCGCGGCGCCAACCTGCGGGGTGCCAACCTGATGTCGGCCAATCTTCAAAATGCCAGCCTGGGCGGCGCCAATCTGGAGGGAACCAACCTGATGGGCCTCAACGGCATCGGGGCCGACTTGCGCCACGCGGATCTGCGCGGAGCGCGGCTGAGCGGGGCGAATCTGGCGGGGGCGGACCTTTCGGGAGCGAATCTGGCGGGGGCAGACCTGCGCAGCGCCGACCTGGAGGAAGCCAACCTCAGCGGCGCCGCCGTGGCCGGGGCCAGTTTCGCCGGGGCCAACCTGCTGTGCGCGGATCTCAGCGGGATCGACACCCGCCTGGCCGATTTCGAAGGAGCCTGTCTGGTGGGTACGCTTCTCGATGCGGTCTGAGATACGCTGTACTCAAGTTTGCTCGATTTTACTTTTTCACCTGTGACCCCCAGCAACGGCCAACCGCCCAGTAGCAGCGACCGGCTCGACCGCATCGAGCGCATTCTTGCCGCAGTGGCGGCCGGCGCAGAAAAACACGACCGCCAAATCGGGGCACTCCTGAGCCGGGATGCCCTCCACGAACAGCGGCTGGACGCGTTCGAACGGCGGACGGCGGTTCTCGAAAGACAGCTTGAAGCTTTCAATCAGCGGACGGAAGTTCTTGAACAGCGGATGGAGGCTTTTGATCAACGGACAGAGGCTTTCGAGCAGCGGTTTGCTAGCCTCGATCAACACCTCGCCACCATTGCTCAGCAGCAGGAGCGGAACACCGAGACTATCTCAAGGCTGGCTGAGGAAGTCGCCGAGGCGAACCGAATGGCCACCAATGCGATCACTGGCCTGATAGATGTGGCCGACGACATCATGGCGCGCTTCGACGACATCATGGCGCGCATCGATGCAAACTCATTGCAGATTGTCGGACTCCAAACAGAAAACCGCCGCATTCTGGAGATTCTTGAGCGACGCAATGGCGGACGGGGTTGACCAGCAATAGCAGGCCGGGCGGGCGCGGGGCTCGCATAGCAAAAGGGCGAGTCAGCGAAATCGGCAACGCTGGAAAGGAGGTTATGGGCCCTCTGTACTTTCGTCGGCACCGGCCGCGAACAGTTCTGGGAAACACGCCTCGGCGAGCGAGGCCGAGAAGTTGAGGCGGACCTGTTTGCCTCTTGGGGAATTGGAGGCCAGGAGCCCCTTGTTTGAGAGTGCGGCCACCGCTTCGCGGGCCTGGCGGTCGCTGTAACCGGAGATCGTCGCGGCCTCACCGCGCGCAAGGCTGCCGCAGGTCAAGGCGTGGTTGATGAGCCGGTCGCTGCCGGAAGGCAGCTTTTTTTGGGCCATGTCTGCCCTGACGTGGGCCAGCACACGCTCCCGCAGCGAGTTTGTCTGCATCAGCCCTTGCATGAATTCCACCTGGTCGATCGCCACTCCCTACAAGAAAAAATTCGAGAAATCCAGCAAGGCAATCTCGCTGAGGTGGCCCCTGCCGTCGAGGTCACTGCGGCGGTCGGCGTCGGCATGGGAAAGCAAACTCCTATAGTGGTTCCGTTTGCGGGCGAGTCCCCGAGAGATGGACTACAGCGAGTCTTTGCACAGGCCCGTGCGGGGGTCTGACAATCTGGCGGTGGAGCGAGCAGGGAGCCGACTGCTTGATGTGGGACTGGTGCGGCAACCTGCGTCTTTACTGTCAAATTGTCCGCTGCCCCGCCGCAGCCTGAACACCCTGATCTGCACTGGATGGAGGCAATTGATCGATATGGTGCACCGCAAGCCTCGCCTGGTGTTCGAGTACATGGGTCAGTGCGCCGCCGAGCATTTCTTCGAGTATCGGCAAGAAGCCCGCAGCCATATCGCCGCCGAGTTGGGTTTCGATCCGCTCAGCTCGGCAGCAAAGCCACATCCGGCACTCCCACTACCGGATGAGCTTTTTGCTGGCCTCGGAGCGCCATTGCTTTGACAGCTAACGGGCTATCTTGTCCGGCCGCAGGTTCAGTAGCTCCTCGGGAGAGGCCAGCAGATCGATGCCCACATAGAAGATTTTGCCCTCCGGGTTGAGGGCAAAGCGCCAGGCGATATTCATCGCAACGTTGACGCCGAACCAGGGAGTTTGAACTTTACCGGTAATCTTCAGCTGCTTGGACCCATCGCCCAAGAGCTGACTGATTCCCTGCTGCGGCATCAGGGTCAGGCCTTTGGCTTCTTCGCGCATGTAGGCCGCGATGGCCCCATGGCCGACGATCGGTGCTCTAAAGGGCGGCTGCAGGGCGCCGTCAGGAGCAAACAGCGCAACGGCGGCAGCGAAGTTATCGGTATTCATCGCCTCAAAGTAGCTCAGCACCACCGGTTCTTTGATGCCTTCGATGTGGGGTTTGGCGGCAGCGACCGGCTCGGCGCGGATGAATTCGAATTCGACCGGCTCCGGAGTAACCTTGGAGACGGCAGGATCGTACCCCATGTTCACCACGATGTCGCGCAGGATCTGAATTTGCTGGCCGCCATCCAACTGCTTGAGGGTCTCGAACAACTCCTGTCCCTGGGAAGAAAGCTGGTATCCATACTGAATAGGGGCGACCAGACCATCGGCCATCCACTGGGCCAGCTGATACCAGAAACCAAGCTTGGTGTTGGCGCTGTAGGAACTATACGAACGGCTTACCGGGCTGTCGGCGCGCCTGACCAGATCGAACATCACCTGGGTCTGCTCAGGACCACTCATCCGCTTGATGCGATCCAGTAAATCTTCAATCAAGAACATACTGGAAGCACTGAGGGCGGCGGGTGTGATAGATTGGCCTGTCTCTGTGTAGGCGTACCACAGCAGTGCTAGCTGGTCCTCAGTACTCAGTCGATTGAACTGGTCGAGGATAGCTGGAATCGGGCTGGGGGAACTGTTCCCCGAGAACATCGCCTGGGCTGACTCGATGGTAAGGACCATGATCAAAATCTCCAAAGTAGCTAATGAGTAAGCTCTGCAAAAATGAGAAGCTTGGTTTAGAATGACACGACCCAACGGTCGACTTTTGATGGTAGACAATGACTTTAGGTTACAACGGCCCCTTTGCAGCCTACGTAGTAGCCGAGATTGACGGCTGCCCAATGAAGCTTAGTGAATCTTTGGAGCGACGAATTGGGAGCATCGATCATTCAGAACAAATCAGGCGCAGGTCGGGTACCTGCATACACATCGGTTGATTCATAACCGATTCTTAGTGAAAGTTGCCAAATATGGCGAGTCTTTCATACTGTCACTGTACTCTAGTATCTCGGATATTTGAGTATGTTTAATGAATCAATATAGTCACCGACATTCCGCTGATTGGGCGGGCCTGCAGGCGGGGCGTTTCTATGACGAGCGGCTTGGCCGGTGCTTGACAACCATCCGCAGGCGCACAGTGGAATGAAAGCCAGCTATTGCTCTGTGCCGCTTTCGCTCAAAAGCCGGGGTGTGCATGGTGTTTGGTCCTCCTGGCAAGCCGACGGACAAATCGCACATCGAAAGCTGCAATGGTCGCGTTCGTAGAGGAGTGCTTGAATCTGCACTATTGGCGGGTTGCCGGTCGGCCGGTTGTGGTTTGGGCAACAGAAAACTGCTCTAAGCCGAGCACCTCCAGAGCCATTTCGATACCGCGCAGGGTGGTCGCCAGTTCCATGCTCGCTTTGCCGGGATGGCGAACGGCCTGCTCCGGCAGATAGGGAACGTGGATGAACCCGGCGCGCACGGGAGTGGCTTGCCCCAGATGGTGCATCAGGCCGTAGAACGTGTGGTTGCAGACAAACCCCCCGGCCGTGCGCGAGATCTCCGCCGGAATACCCGCCGCCAGTAGCTTGGCCACGATTGCCCGCACCGGCAATGTCGTGAAGTAAGCCGCCGGACCGTCGGGCTCGACGGGAATCTCGACCGGTTGCTGACCTTTGTTGTCGGGGATGCGTGCCTCGTCGAGGTTGAGGGCGACCCGCTCGATCGAGATGGCCGCGCGTCCCCCGGCTTCGCCGAGACAGACCACCGCCTGCGGGCGATAGCGCTCAAGGGCCGTGCGCAGACAGGCAATCGAGGCGCCGAAAACGGTCGGCAACCGCTCCGCCATCACCGCACAGCCCGAGACCCGCCGGTCTGCCAGTCGGCTCGCCACTTCCCAGGACGGATTGACAAGCTCCCCCGCGAAAGGCTCGAAGCCGGTCAGCAGCACCCGCATGGGCTACCGGGCCGCCACAAATTCGTCGTACTTGGCGCGCACCTGCTGGATATCCTGCCAGGCGAGCCACTTGGGGCTGCCCGCATCGCGGCTCGGGTTGCGCAGCAAAAAGGCCGGGTGAAAAAACGGCATCACCCACCGCCCCTGCCACTGCAGCCATTGGCCCCGCAACTTGGTAATGCCGCGCTTGTCGCCGGTCAACCCTTCGACGGCGGTTCCCCCCGCAAGCAGCAAGATTTTTGGATCTACCATGCGGATCTGCTCGTTCAGGTAGCCCAGGCAGGCTTTCATCTCCTCGGGGGCGGGCTTGCGGTTGCCCGGCGGGCGGCATTTGACGATGTTGGCGATGTAGACGTCCTTTTCGGTGTCAAACTGCACCGCCTCCAGAATCTTATCGAGCAGTTGCCCGGCTTTGCCCACAAAAGGAATGCCGGTGAGATCTTCGTTTTCTCCCGGTCCTTCGCCAATCACCATCAACAACGCCTCCGGGTTGCCGCGGCCCACCACTGCGTGGGTGCGGGTCTTGCCCAGTTCACAGCGAAAACAGGCATTGCAATGGGTGCGAATTTGCTCGAAATCGCTGTAGGTACCCGGCACGATCGAAACGGCGGCATCTCTGGGGATGCGCTCGAATTGCACCTGGGTCGGTGCCGCCTCGGACAAATTAAAAAGGCTGACCTGCTCTTCGGCCATAGAAGCAATAATTTGCGTCAGCCCAGTTTAACTCAGACAAGCCGGGGGCGAGTCTCGCGGCGCAGGTACTTGCAAAGGCGCAGCTGGTTGCCGGGAGGCACCCACTGCACCTCGTCGAAGATCTGGCGCAGGATAAAAAGCCCCCGGCCACACTCCCACTCGACGCAGGGTGCCGCCTCGGGGCACGAGCCGTTCGGGTCGAAACCGGCTCCCTCATCAACGATGGTCCAGATGTACTGATTGGGACCGACGGTGAACTGCACCGTGACCTGTTTGTGGGGGTCCAGGCAATTGCCGTGGCACGCGGCGTTGACCAGGGCTTCTTGCAGACCCAGCCGCACATCGGAGCGCCACAAGGGCGAAACTTCGGCCAGCAGCAGATCGAGAATCGGTCGCAAGTAAAGGGTCGAAGCGAAAGTGACGGTACGCTGCTCTTGTTTGTAGGGCTGGAGAGCAATAGCGATCACAGGGGTCCTGCCTTCTTTTACCCGCGTCTATCCCCATTTTAACGGAGTCAAAGCCGGGATAAAACTTAAGATTTCTGAAAGTCGCTCTCCGGGCGGGGGACATCTGTCTCTTCAGGAGGATTACTCCCTGCTGAGGTGGGCTTGGGCGGTCCACCGAGGGCAGCCACCAGCGCCTCGACGACCCGCGATACCGGTACGATTTCCATGCCCGGCATGCCCACTACCGAACCGCGCGGCACGATCGCCCGACGGTAGCCGAGTTTGAAGGCTTCTTTGAGGCGCAGTTCCAGTTGGGAGACAGGGCGCACCTGACCACCCAGGCCGACCTCACCCAACAGCACCGTGTGCGGATCGACGATGCGATCGCGGAAACTGGCGGCCACCGCGACGGCCACCCCCAGATCGGCGGCGGGTTCGGAGACGTCGAGCCCCCCCACCGAGGCGACGTAGGCATCGAGTTTGGAGAGGGGAATGCCGACGCGCTTTTCGAGGACCGCCAGGATCTGCAGGAAGCGGTTGTACTCGATGCCGGTGGCGGTGCGGCGCGGCGAGCCGTAGCTGGTGGGGCTCACCAGGGCCTGCAGTTCGACGACCAGGGGCCGGGTGCCCTCGCAGGCGACGATCGTGGCGGTGCCGGGGGCGGGTTCGTCGCGGCTGGTCAAAAACAATTCCGACGGATTTTCGACCTCCGCCAGACCCCGCTCGCCCATCTCGAAGACACCGATTTCGTGGGTGGCTCCGAAGCGGTTTTTGACCGAGCGCAGCAAACGATGGCTCTGGAAGCGGTCGCCTTCGAAGTAGAGCACCGTATCGACCAGGTGTTCGAGCACCTTGGGTCCGGCGAGGGATCCTTCTTTGGTGACGTGCCCGACGATAAACAGTGTGATGCGGGTGCGCTTGGCCAGGCGCATCAGCGAAGCGGTGCACTCGCGCACCTGGGAGACCGAACCGGCGGCGGCGGTGAGCGCCCCCAGATAGACCGCCTGGATCGAATCGACAACAGCAATAGCGGGCTTGAGGCTCTCCAGTTCGCCCAGCACCGCCTCAAGCTCGGTCTCCGCCAGCAAAAAGAGCCCCGGCGCCGCCACCCCCAGCCGTTCGGCGCGCAATTTCACCTGCTGGGCCGATTCCTCGGCGGCGACGTAGAGCACCGTTTGCGCTTGCGAAAGCCGACAGGCGGTCTGCAGCAGCAGCGTCGATTTGCCGATTCCCGGATCGCCGCCGATGAGCACCAGCGAGCCTGGCACCACACCGCCGCCAAGTACCCGGTCCAGTTCACCGAACCCCGAAGGGACGCGACTGTGCTGACTCTGGTCGATGGCGTCGAGGGCGACGGCGGCGCGCGGCCGCGCCGCAGCCGCGGCGGGGGAGCGGTGAGCAGCCGGGGTCGGGGAGACGGTCTGCTCGACAAAGCTGTTCCAGGCGTCGCAGCCGGGGCAGCGCCCCAACCAGCGGACGTTTTCGTAGCCGCACTCGGTGCAGGTGAACTGGCTGCGCGTCTTGGCCATAGTGGTGAACGGGTGTCCTTATATATTATCGCCCGTCGCGGAGGTCCAGTCCTTGATCCCGGTCTCGCTCAGTTTTCCGCTTTGGGGGAGCATTCGCCACCCCACCGGCGGCGTAGCCTCCCAGACCGTCGGCCAACCAGCACCCGCGGATATCGGGCTCGTTTGTCCTGGGGTGCGTCGTACTCCCGGATCAAGACAGCGCCAAACTTCCGGCGGGCAAACCGGTGCGCTTTAGACGATGCTATAGAGAAGAGCCGCTACGACTATTGTGTTCCTACGATCTGTTCAGTTGCGCGATTTTCGCAACTACGCCGAAGCCGACCTCGAACTGACCAGCCCCAAGACGATCCTGGTGGGCGACAACGCCCAGGGCAAATCCAATCTACTGGAGGCGGTGCAGTTGTTGGCCACGGGGCGCTCGACCCGGGCTCTGCGCGACCGGGAACTGATCGCCCAGGGCAAAGAGCAGGCGCGGGTGGCGGCGGCGGTCGAGCGGCTCGGAGATACGGTCGAGTTGGAGATGATCCTGCGGGCGGGCAAACGGCGCACCGTGCGGGTGGGGGGCGAGACGCGCCGTACCCAGGTGGAGGCGCTGGGCTATTTGCACTGCGTCTCTTTTTCGAGTCTCGATCTCGATCTGGTGCGCGGAGCGCCCGAGACGCGCCGCGACTGGCTCGACGGCATCTTGCTGCAGCTGGAGCCGGTCTATACCAATTTGCTTGCCCAGTTCGTGCAGGCGCTCCACCAGCGCAACGCCCTGCTGCGCAACCCCGAGCTGTCCCCGGAAGCCCTGGCCGAACAGCTGCCCTTTTGGGACGATTTGCTGGTGCGCGCCGCCACACCCGTGATGCGCCGCCGCCACCGCCTCATCGAACGGCTCGCTCCCCTTGCCCGACGCTGGCACGGTTCGATTAGCGGCGGACGCGAGACGTTTGCGGTGCGCTACCAGCCGCAAATTAGCTTCGAGCAAGAGGATGCCCAGAGTGTCCAGCAAGCACTGCAGGAGCTGCTCAAAGAAAAACGCACCCTCGAAGGGCGCCGCGGCACCAGCCTGGTGGGACCGCACCGCGACGAAGTCGATCTCAGGATCGATGAAATCCCGGCCCGTCAGTTCGGCTCCCAGGGGCAACAGCGCACCCTGGTGCTCGCCCTCAAGCTGGCGGAGCTGGAGTTGCTTGAGCAGGTGACCGGTGAAGCGCCTTTGCTGTTGCTAGACGATGTCCTTGCTGAACTGGACCTGCACCGTCAGGACCAGCTGCTGGGAGCCATTCAGGAGCGGGTGCAGACGATTGTGACCACTACCCACCTGAGTTTGTTTGATAGCCAGTGGCTACAGTCAGCAACGGTGCTCACGATTGAGCGGGGGAGGATCGCATCTCCCCCTGCACCCTCTTAAAAGGGGTAGGGCTGGAGGGCTACTGCAGGGCGAAGGTGACCGGGATGCGCACCCACGCCCCCACCGACTCCTCCCCCCGCCGCGCCGGCTCGAACTTCGTGTTGCGCACCGCCGCCAGCGCCGCGTTGTCCAGCTCGCTGTGCCCGGAGGATTTGGCCACCTGCACCTCACCCACCGAACCGTCCGCGTTGATATAAGCCTTGACGATCACCCGACCTTCCCAGTTGTTCTGCTGGGCGATTTCCGGGTACTCCGGCTGCACCGCCCCCTTCGGACGGGCGTTGACCAGCGGCGGCGGCGGCGGCGGCGGTGGCGGCGGCGTCTCCACCACATCGGTGCCGCCGGTGCCCCCATCGACACCGAGAGGCGAGGTGCTGCCAAAGTCGTCGCCCTTTTCGGTGCCGTAACCGGTGCCGCGCGAACCGGCCAGTTGGTTTTCGCTGACCGTGCCGGCGTCGGCGGTGACCGCCTTGGAAGAGAGGATCGTCCGCGAAGCCTTCGCTTTTTGGGGGGCGCTCTTTTTGGGAACGGGCTTACGGGAGAAGCTCTTCGGTTCGGGCGGTTTCGGTTTGGGCGGTTCGACTTTTGGTTTGGGAGGCGGCAGTTTGGGAGCCGTCTCGACCATGACCATTTTTTGGGCCTTGGGGATTTCGGGAGGCTTCGGTTCGGGCAGTTTGAGGGCGAACAGGCCGGCGTGGAGGAGGGCGGAGCCTACCACGCAGGCGAGGATGAGTTTGAGGCCACCGCCGTCGTCATTTGGTGTCCGTTGCCATAGCGATCCGGGTTGCATTGACCTGCCTGAGTTCGTCGAGAATGCTGACAATGTACTTGTAGCGGACCGCCTTGTCGCCTGCAATGACGATAAGGCGCTCGGGATCTTGATCGACTACCGCTTTGATCGCCGGGCCGATGCTCTTGAGATCGATGGGATCTTTGTTGAGGAAGAACTTGCCCTCTTTGGTCACCGAGAGAGTCACCTGTTCGCTCATCTGGGTAGTCTTGGCGGCTTTCGCGGTCGGCAGGTCGAGCGAGAGACCCTGCTGGCGGGTCAAGAAGATCGACGCCAGCACAAAAAACGTCAAAATCGAAAACAGCACGTCGATGAGCGGCACCATGTTGATCTCGCCCGCGGACCCCTCGTCGCCGTCGCTGTCGCTGAGCTTGACGGTCATCGCTTCACTCCTTCGGCCTCAGCCATCCGCCAACGCAACTCCAACTGCGTCCCTGCCGTCTCCATCAGCACGATCTGACGGCGAGCCAGCGCCCGAAACAAACTCGCAAAGATCAGCGTAAACAGTGCCACCATCATCCCCGTCGCCGTCGCAATCAGCGCCTCGGAAATGCCCCCGGCCACCTCCAGACCCTTGCTGGATGCCTCCGTGCCCAGACCCAACGACGCAAAGGAATTGATCAGACCCAACACCGTTCCCAACAAACCCAACAGCGGCGAGAGCGTCACGATCGTATCGAGCACCGAGACAAAACGCTTGAGCTTGGGGATCTCGGTTTTGGCCGCCCCTTCGATGGCCAGGCGAAAGGCCGTCTCGTCGTCGGTGCGCACCGAGAGCGCCGAACCGAAGATCCGTCCCAGCGGAATATCGGCATTTTCGTTGATCAGTCTACGCAGCTGGTCCGGCTGGAAGCGCTCGGTGGCGAAGGCCTGCTCCACAAAGGCTTTTTGGCGCGGCAGCAGGCGGACGTAGTAGATGATGCGCTCGATGATGATGGCCAGGGCGATGATCGAGCACAACAGCATCGGCCACATGACGATGCCGCCCCGCACAAACCAGTCTATGACTGCCATGGTTCCTCCCGACGACGATGGCTAATGGGTTCCAGTTTGTCTTGTAGCGCAATTTGTGCGCTGAGGAAGCTCCTCACAAACATTCACTGCGCAATGGCTGACTATTTACTGTAACGAAATCGGGGCTGGGTTGTGGAGAGAATACAAAAATTTTTGGCCAGACCGTCACAGGCAGCATTGCACCGAGATGATTCGGTATAATGAGTCAAAAATTTTCAAAGGAGTTTGCCTTGTCCGCCACCGTCGTCTCTGGAGCCCAGGTCGCTATCGCCTTCGTCGTCGCCCTCATCGCCGGCATCGCCGCTTTGCTTCTGTCGACCGCCCTCGCCAAGTAATCCACCACCATGACCCGAACCGCCGCCTATCCCGGCCGCACGCGCCGCAGCGCCACGGCCTCTTTGTTGTGGGGACCTGCTCT
Protein-coding sequences here:
- a CDS encoding energy transducer TonB: MQPGSLWQRTPNDDGGGLKLILACVVGSALLHAGLFALKLPEPKPPEIPKAQKMVMVETAPKLPPPKPKVEPPKPKPPEPKSFSRKPVPKKSAPQKAKASRTILSSKAVTADAGTVSENQLAGSRGTGYGTEKGDDFGSTSPLGVDGGTGGTDVVETPPPPPPPPPPLVNARPKGAVQPEYPEIAQQNNWEGRVIVKAYINADGSVGEVQVAKSSGHSELDNAALAAVRNTKFEPARRGEESVGAWVRIPVTFALQ
- the psaM gene encoding photosystem I reaction center subunit XII; translation: MSATVVSGAQVAIAFVVALIAGIAALLLSTALAK
- a CDS encoding ExbD/TolR family protein; its protein translation is MTVKLSDSDGDEGSAGEINMVPLIDVLFSILTFFVLASIFLTRQQGLSLDLPTAKAAKTTQMSEQVTLSVTKEGKFFLNKDPIDLKSIGPAIKAVVDQDPERLIVIAGDKAVRYKYIVSILDELRQVNATRIAMATDTK
- a CDS encoding MotA/TolQ/ExbB proton channel family protein — encoded protein: MAVIDWFVRGGIVMWPMLLCSIIALAIIIERIIYYVRLLPRQKAFVEQAFATERFQPDQLRRLINENADIPLGRIFGSALSVRTDDETAFRLAIEGAAKTEIPKLKRFVSVLDTIVTLSPLLGLLGTVLGLINSFASLGLGTEASSKGLEVAGGISEALIATATGMMVALFTLIFASLFRALARRQIVLMETAGTQLELRWRMAEAEGVKR